TCTCTGGATTTGATCAAAGATGCAGAAAGGTGTACAGGATTTTATTTCAAGAAACAAAGCCAACTTTTGCGATAGAAGCGAGGTAGGAAAATGTCGACAAGCCACGGcaactgaaacaaaaacaaaacaaatagtGTGACATCTAGCGTGGAAACTGTCAAGCGCTTGAGcaattttctaattttttctgCAGTTCTGCTAGTTCATGTGCTAGTTGAACTGAAATACGATTCCCCATTTTCCCGAATAAAACTTGAGTATCCTAATCACTGGGTGCAGGCAAACAAAATGATGACATAAGAACCGTCATGCCTTGTTAAAAGGCTTACAAAACTACACATATCAGCAGAGGATATCCTTTATATTATTCGTAAACTTGAacgaatttaaaaagaagggggggggggctggtgtcggtgAAGCacacgacaccagccccccttAACTTGAACGGATTTCACgagggggctggtgtcgtgtGCTTcaccgacaccagcccccctgcgcatttttttttgggggctAGTGTCGGGGTAGGGgtgggggctggtgtcgggggtCCACTGTCCGCATGCCGATATGCTTTATTGCTGTAAACGAACGGCAactatattttattttcatcagAACTTTAAAATTTTGCCGTGTATTTCCTTAGAAAATGCCATTTATTTGCAAAAAGACTTATTTTAAGACGTGGCGGCCTAGATAACCCGCTTTCGAACAACAAACTtgcattaaaattttttctgttttttgcTACCATTCTGCTTCGCGCCAGGAGAGGTAGATTCGGGGCCCGTGAAAAAGGTGGGCGACGTATGGTCTTCTTTATTTAGGTGTTGAACATCAGATGCCCCTATGGCTTCCTGCTGTTCCAGCGTGTATAACATCCTTAAGCCAGATTCAAGCCCTGGAAAAAGTTTCAGTTAATCAAGTAATTGGaaaattaaatattatatGGACCACTCACCAGGAGCGGAAATGGCCGTGTTGTCCTCCAAATGTAACTGGTTTATTGCTTCGTGGTTGCTTCTTAAGCTTGACTGAGACTTTATACCCATGTCCCTGAAGAACGATAATAATACTCGTAAATTAATATTAATTTAGTTGAGGTGTAAAAATTCTACTGGAGACCTATTGAAAGAACTATCATTGTCCATCGCTTCATTCCCACTCCACTCTGTTAATTCTGCCCATTCTGATTCTTCCCAGGGCGTACCGGGACCCACCTTGCTATGATCAAACTGAACAGCAGCTTTAACGCACATACTATGGAGATTGTGGCTTTGCTGTCTGAGGCGGTCGTTGTAACGAATCACTCGATTCGTATAGAAGTGATGAAGGTCTTTAACGCCATTCATGCCCACATCGTGCAAGGTTCTTTCCATCGCGTCCTGGCGACATAAAAATAACTTAATTGACAAAACCCAAAATTTAGAAATGGAACTTACTACAAATCCTGTGGACTGGCCTAATATCTCACGTTCTGTGTTTAGTTTTAACAGATTACAAAACTTCACAAGCATTTCTTCTGTTACACCAGCTAGGACTGACAGTACAGATTCTGTAGTGCTGTCAAATCCTTCGTGGGCACAAACCTGGTACATTGACCTGTGCAATATTTGCTGTACCCCTCGTCTTGTCAGTTTCATGGATGGATGCTGTTGAATGTGCTCCCTTACAGGTTTTGAAGGAACAGTGGGAATATGTTCTACATTGAATTTCTATAAATACAAGATTGCTAATTAGAAATAGATTATTCCTCACTCttaaattattttactttGTAAGATTTCTGTATCTGTTGAAGAATTTCTTGCATTTGCTTAGAGTACTGGACTAACTGGATGTTGTGTAGTGTGATAGGATCTGCTTCAAAGTATGATATGGGCATCCTGGAATGGAGAATGTTTTatcaattaaatttaaaatttttttcgtaaGTCGGAGGTTTCCACTCACATCTGTGTTGTCATGACACTTTCAGCCTTGAAGTGTTTATTTGATGAACATGGCACAAATGCTTTACTAAGTTTTTCGATTTCATCGAAGCTCAATAAGTAAGGGCTGGTAAAATTGCTTGTTTCATCCAGAAATCCTCCCCACGGTTTTCCCTCCATATCAAAACCTCGAGTTCACGTCCCGATAACAACTTTCAAGTTTCAACCAAAACAAATTACAAATATACGGGTGATAGAGAAAGTCTTCTGCCAGTGTTGCCACTAGACTGAATACTTAGACTAATGGAATGTAAATTGTGAATTAATTTATAAACGACAGAAACATTTCCTGTTTAAAATAGGTAGCTACGTGGTGATGGCGTTTCTTCGTATAGTTTCTTAAgaataaatttgaaatcacCACGAAGTTGTAATTTATCTTCAGCTTATTTTGCACCGCTAACTTCCAGTGACGTCAGCTCAAAAGATGTCAGACTGTCGGCCATGACTGTTTTGTTGTGTTGACATTCTTGTTGAAATAATTTGTTGGTCTTTTAACGTAAATCCAAGTTTATCGTTCACATCGTTTTCGTATTGAAAACTCGTCCGATAGGACTCGAGCCACACAAAAATGTTGGGTCTATGGAAAGTCCGAGAAATTGCCGACAAAGTGTAATTATTttgcaaaatatttcattgTTTGTGTACATTTTTGCAGTAATATCTGATTATTtcgattaattatttattttttatagaaCAAATGTTGTTATGAACTATACTGAAATTGAGGCCAAAGTAAGAGAAGCTACAAATGATGAAGCTTGGGGACCAACTGGTAAGTTCCATTAATGAatgaattttccttttcacTTGAGCAGTCCAGTTTAGTTCTTGcattatattatttttcttatcaTTAGGGCAACTAATGCAAGAAGTTGCACAAGCAACATTTACTTATGAACAGTTTCCTGAAGTGATGGGTATGCTATGGAAACGAATGTTAGGTGAAAGGAAAAACTGGCGGCGAACCTATAAAGTAGGCTATAAAAAAAGTGTACAATAGTCTATGTTTTTATAACCAGATTATCTCTTACAGTCACTACTGTTATTAAATTACCTGATTAAAAATGGTTCTGAAAGAGTTGTCACATCTGCAAGAGAACACCTGTATGATTTGCGAGGTTTGGAGAACTATACCTGTGTGGATGAACAGGGCAAAGATCAGGGAGTCAACATTAGACACAAAGTGAAAGAAATGGTTGACTTCATTCAGGATGATGATAAACTGcgtgaagaaaggaaaaaggccaaaaaaaataaagataaataTGTTGGCATGTCAAATGACACTCTGGGTATGGGAATGGGCTACAGGGGAGGAGGTGGTGGTGGAGGAGGAGCCAGTGGAGGAAGTGAGTTTTCTCCTGTTTGtgttaaattaaattttagatCATGTCAGCAGCGTCTTCTTTTAAAGGTTGGGAAGAAGCTCCACGCCGCAGAAATGATGATTTCAGTGATTGGGATTCTAATCGCGGAAACGGTTCttcaagaaggaaaaatgACGATGACAATTCGTCTGATATCaggtattatttttattacttttcagACTAATAAAAACTTATCTTTTAATGCACGTTTCAGTGCTGACGAAGCGACAGATCGACGAGACATTTCTTCTGGAATAGAATCCAAGCCAAGCGGTCGTTTTGGTGGCGAATTTCGTGACAGCGATGAGCCAATTAAACGTCAGGATAAAGAATTTAAATTTGATATCGATAAATCAAAGTCAACCAGTGCAAAATCTacgaaaaaaattgatttgggTGCTGCAGCGTTTTACAAAGTAGAGCCCACCCCAGCCACCGCACCAGTATAAGTTTTACTTGGAAAATCAATTTGTCCTCTATTTAATACGATATCTATCTATAGAATCCTGTTACACAATCTACAAATGATAATGGCTCAAGTGATCTGTTAGCGGATGTATTCGGAAATCCCGGTAATGCCACAACAACGACAAGTAGCGCAGCTGCAAGTATTCTGGACGACTTTGATCCACGCGGAGTTGACAGTGGTGCAAATGGAGATTTTGGTGATTTTTCAAGTGCCTTCTCTTCCCAAGCAGCTCCACAAGCTTCTGCCAGGTAGGAATAAGATAAGGAAAAGCAGAAAAACAGCTGGTATTAACTggattttttctgtttattctAATTACAGCGACAGCTTCGCCAACTTTGGCGCTGTGTTCGATTCCACTATCACAGCTGCTCCCCAAGCTGCTACTCCAAGCCAAGATGCGTTTCTACTTGATGACCTGTTGGCACCAGCTCCTGCCGAACCATCTTCAAGTCCCTTCCATGCCTTTTCAACAAATGTTATGCCTCAAGGTAATCACTTAATGATTGGTTATCTATACCAGTAAGATCTGTTTTCAATCGAGAGCGGTAAAGACGGGTTAGCCTTGATTGTGTAATAGTCCCTGCGTCACTGGATGATGAACAAATTGACTCTAAGAAAGAACAGCATTTTATTACGTCCATTCCACCGAAAGCAGATGAAGACATTTGGAAAATCCAAGTGGGTCACCTGGTGAAGATGCTTGCGTCACGGAAGCTGAGAACGGATTGCCGCAAATCAGTGATTCAACTGGCTCGATTTCTTCCGGGCCCGCCGACGCCGCAAAAGCTCTCTCGTCTTGATACTCTCAGTGAAGAATGTCGCCAGTTTACATCGAACCATTATCGACCCATATTAGAAGCCATGCTAACTGTTGATCCTGAAGATGAAATGGTTTTCGGTTGGATGGAGACTGGTCCGGCTGAAGAAACGCTTCACGTTCTCATAGAATCAATTAAGGATCTGATGCCTAGTAAACGTCGGGACTCGTTGGTTCTTCTCGTAACTCACCTCGTCACATCGGACGCTTTCCTCTTCAGTTGTATAGCCCCATCGTTTGACCTTACCGACAGATGGCAGTGGGAGGAAGATTGGGTGAAGCCCGTCGCCAGTTTACCAGATGTGTTAGGAAATGTTTTGCAGAGATATTTACCTCTGCAACTGGCTCCTGCCGCTTACCATCGTTCCCTCGCTGTCCAACTAGCGCGTTGCTTGTTTATTCTGACTGAGGCCATGAAACATTCCATCAGCGTCAAGGTAGAGCCCTTAGCTGTGCTCGTAACCAGCCTGTGTGCCAAAGCTGCCCCGAATTACTTGCTGGAACCACTTATAAAGCTTATAAACAGCCTTACTCGAAACAACTTCATTGCTCGGAGACTTTGGTCGGCCCTGATGCGCTCACTAGACGATCGATGCCTTGAGCAAGTAGTAACGTACCTGTCGAAATGGTCTGAATCGCCAGCGACATTTAAACGACTCCTGGGAGTTTCTCAGTTCCCGCTCGAAGATCGCTGGCAGCGTTTGCTCTGCTCCAAACTTCTACTGCTACGTGGATTGACCTGTCCGAGAGTCGGTCGTAACATTCTAACATTTCTGGCAGACGACTCGGAGACTTTACTGAAAGTCACCATCACCCTACTTTCACTATGGAGTGAGAAGAACGCCCTACTTCTTACGTCACCGGAACAGCACGAATTTATTACCAAATGTCTTGTCATTGCATTCAATTTTCTACCGCCGGAACAGCTGACAACGCAAAGGGTCGAATTACACCGGATGTTGAGAGAAGGTGTAAACCATCACTTAGAATCACCCCAAGTTGCGGTCAGAATTCTTGGCATGTTTGTGGCCGAAGTTTGCACCAGGCGTATTCATCCGGAAGGCCCTACGCTGGAATTCAACTACGATAAATCTGAACCATCTGTCATGGAACTCCAAAATCTGCTCAGCCCTCAGGAAGAAAAGGAATGTGAAATTGAAGATTTCGAAACAGTGTTGGGAAAAACGCAGGAAGTTGGCAACGCACATAATTACAGATCCCCTAAACAACCGCCCGCGCCAATAGTAAAACCAACTTCCGATtcaaaagaaatcgaagaacCCGCGTCTGAAGAGGCCCTTGATAGCGACGACGATTTGGAACCGTATGACATGTCCGAAGATACTGtcgaatcaaaatttgaaGCTCCCTGTTATATTCGTGATCTCATGGATATGCTGGGCAACAGTCAAAGCGAAACGGAAGAATACGAAAAACTGATTTTGGCTCTTGAAGTCAGCGAAGAAATCATTCGGCAGCAATTACCACGAGAGCATCCGTCACTCGCCGGGCAGCTCTTGGCCGTCCTAATTCATCTTCAAGACAAGTTTTCCATTCCTGATTTCGTTGGGTTGCGTAGAAGGGCAATGATAGCCGTTTGCGTTTCGCAGCCGATCGATTCGGCCCAGTTTCTGACTGGTGAATTCTACCAAACTAATTACTCTGTGGTCCAAAGACTAGATATGCTCCATGTCATTAGTGCCACTGTCCAGGAACTCTCTTGGCGACCTGATTCCAATAGTTCGTGCATTGGAAACGAGATATCTGAGAAAAAAGTTGTTCCAGACAGCCAAGACTGGCGTCTGATAGTTTCACGTAGAATTGAGTCGAATACGCGTCGGTTCTCTTCGAATGATCGACGTATGCCGTTGAAATACCAGAATAGTTTTAGTTCCCTAGCTGGGCACTTTTTCTTCCCGCTGGCTGAA
This genomic stretch from Daphnia magna isolate NIES linkage group LG10, ASM2063170v1.1, whole genome shotgun sequence harbors:
- the LOC116932703 gene encoding telomere length regulation protein TEL2 homolog isoform X3, whose translation is MLGLWKVREIADKVTNVVMNYTEIEAKVREATNDEAWGPTGQLMQEVAQATFTYEQFPEVMGMLWKRMLGERKNWRRTYKSLLLLNYLIKNGSERVVTSAREHLYDLRGLENYTCVDEQGKDQGVNIRHKVKEMVDFIQDDDKLREERKKAKKNKDKYVGMSNDTLGMGMGYRGGGGGGGGASGGSWEEAPRRRNDDFSDWDSNRGNGSSRRKNDDDNSSDISADEATDRRDISSGIESKPSGRFGGEFRDSDEPIKRQDKEFKFDIDKSKSTSAKSTKKIDLGAAAFYKVEPTPATAPNPVTQSTNDNGSSDLLADVFGNPGNATTTTSSAAASILDDFDPRGVDSGANGDFGDFSSAFSSQAAPQASASDSFANFGAVFDSTITAAPQAATPSQDAFLLDDLLAPAPAEPSSSPFHAFSTNVMPQDEDIWKIQVGHLVKMLASRKLRTDCRKSVIQLARFLPGPPTPQKLSRLDTLSEECRQFTSNHYRPILEAMLTVDPEDEMVFGWMETGPAEETLHVLIESIKDLMPSKRRDSLVLLVTHLVTSDAFLFSCIAPSFDLTDRWQWEEDWVKPVASLPDVLGNVLQRYLPLQLAPAAYHRSLAVQLARCLFILTEAMKHSISVKVEPLAVLVTSLCAKAAPNYLLEPLIKLINSLTRNNFIARRLWSALMRSLDDRCLEQVVTYLSKWSESPATFKRLLGVSQFPLEDRWQRLLCSKLLLLRGLTCPRVGRNILTFLADDSETLLKVTITLLSLWSEKNALLLTSPEQHEFITKCLVIAFNFLPPEQLTTQRVELHRMLREGVNHHLESPQVAVRILGMFVAEVCTRRIHPEGPTLEFNYDKSEPSVMELQNLLSPQEEKECEIEDFETVLGKTQEVGNAHNYRSPKQPPAPIVKPTSDSKEIEEPASEEALDSDDDLEPYDMSEDTVESKFEAPCYIRDLMDMLGNSQSETEEYEKLILALEVSEEIIRQQLPREHPSLAGQLLAVLIHLQDKFSIPDFVGLRRRAMIAVCVSQPIDSAQFLTGEFYQTNYSVVQRLDMLHVISATVQELSWRPDSNSSCIGNEISEKKVVPDSQDWRLIVSRRIESNTRRFSSNDRRMPLKYQNSFSSLAGHFFFPLAEKLDRCLVHLSLMDQDFVLLSSLIRTLTTILHCTGPVPLTERMARTLVDMIWFLRLHREPSVREASLTAFIQCLLSVSNHQLMANHALEIVDWKDWLVEAMEQDPSTQVRSLAQNALSLLAHLLNT
- the LOC116932704 gene encoding uncharacterized protein LOC116932704 is translated as MEGKPWGGFLDETSNFTSPYLLSFDEIEKLSKAFVPCSSNKHFKAESVMTTQMMPISYFEADPITLHNIQLVQYSKQMQEILQQIQKSYKKFNVEHIPTVPSKPVREHIQQHPSMKLTRRGVQQILHRSMYQVCAHEGFDSTTESVLSVLAGVTEEMLVKFCNLLKLNTEREILGQSTGFVDAMERTLHDVGMNGVKDLHHFYTNRVIRYNDRLRQQSHNLHSMCVKAAVQFDHSKVGPGTPWEESEWAELTEWSGNEAMDNDSSFNRDMGIKSQSSLRSNHEAINQLHLEDNTAISAPGLESGLRMLYTLEQQEAIGASDVQHLNKEDHTSPTFFTGPESTSPGAKQNGSKKQKKF
- the LOC116932703 gene encoding clathrin interactor 1 isoform X4, whose product is MLGLWKVREIADKVTNVVMNYTEIEAKVREATNDEAWGPTGQLMQEVAQATFTYEQFPEVMGMLWKRMLGERKNWRRTYKSLLLLNYLIKNGSERVVTSAREHLYDLRGLENYTCVDEQGKDQGVNIRHKVKEMVDFIQDDDKLREERKKAKKNKDKYVGMSNDTLGMGMGYRGGGGGGGGASGGSWEEAPRRRNDDFSDWDSNRGNGSSRRKNDDDNSSDISADEATDRRDISSGIESKPSGRFGGEFRDSDEPIKRQDKEFKFDIDKSKSTSAKSTKKIDLGAAAFYKVEPTPATAPNPVTQSTNDNGSSDLLADVFGNPGNATTTTSSAAASILDDFDPRGVDSGANGDFGDFSSAFSSQAAPQASASDSFANFGAVFDSTITAAPQAATPSQDAFLLDDLLAPAPAEPSSSPFHAFSTNVMPQGSSLQPVSLLAYPTARPQAPLAPSQPNRMGGVNSGRTWSDVGGLNINIDNLSLTGKPRNNAPSMNQLANSGPTSPQPMLITNAAPASMPFMPHGMVAPMPMMNMNPRPMGIASPMAPNPYVGGANMSGFTNNPAMMPTMLASPNGVAPHVSTPFHPAFGK
- the LOC116932703 gene encoding telomere length regulation protein TEL2 homolog isoform X2; translation: MLGLWKVREIADKVTNVVMNYTEIEAKVREATNDEAWGPTGQLMQEVAQATFTYEQFPEVMGMLWKRMLGERKNWRRTYKSLLLLNYLIKNGSERVVTSAREHLYDLRGLENYTCVDEQGKDQGVNIRHKVKEMVDFIQDDDKLREERKKAKKNKDKYVGMSNDTLGMGMGYRGGGGGGGGASGGSWEEAPRRRNDDFSDWDSNRGNGSSRRKNDDDNSSDISADEATDRRDISSGIESKPSGRFGGEFRDSDEPIKRQDKEFKFDIDKSKSTSAKSTKKIDLGAAAFYKVEPTPATAPNPVTQSTNDNGSSDLLADVFGNPGNATTTTSSAAASILDDFDPRGVDSGANGDFGDFSSAFSSQAAPQASASDSFANFGAVFDSTITAAPQAATPSQDAFLLDDLLAPAPAEPSSSPFHAFSTNVMPQADEDIWKIQVGHLVKMLASRKLRTDCRKSVIQLARFLPGPPTPQKLSRLDTLSEECRQFTSNHYRPILEAMLTVDPEDEMVFGWMETGPAEETLHVLIESIKDLMPSKRRDSLVLLVTHLVTSDAFLFSCIAPSFDLTDRWQWEEDWVKPVASLPDVLGNVLQRYLPLQLAPAAYHRSLAVQLARCLFILTEAMKHSISVKVEPLAVLVTSLCAKAAPNYLLEPLIKLINSLTRNNFIARRLWSALMRSLDDRCLEQVVTYLSKWSESPATFKRLLGVSQFPLEDRWQRLLCSKLLLLRGLTCPRVGRNILTFLADDSETLLKVTITLLSLWSEKNALLLTSPEQHEFITKCLVIAFNFLPPEQLTTQRVELHRMLREGVNHHLESPQVAVRILGMFVAEVCTRRIHPEGPTLEFNYDKSEPSVMELQNLLSPQEEKECEIEDFETVLGKTQEVGNAHNYRSPKQPPAPIVKPTSDSKEIEEPASEEALDSDDDLEPYDMSEDTVESKFEAPCYIRDLMDMLGNSQSETEEYEKLILALEVSEEIIRQQLPREHPSLAGQLLAVLIHLQDKFSIPDFVGLRRRAMIAVCVSQPIDSAQFLTGEFYQTNYSVVQRLDMLHVISATVQELSWRPDSNSSCIGNEISEKKVVPDSQDWRLIVSRRIESNTRRFSSNDRRMPLKYQNSFSSLAGHFFFPLAEKLDRCLVHLSLMDQDFVLLSSLIRTLTTILHCTGPVPLTERMARTLVDMIWFLRLHREPSVREASLTAFIQCLLSVSNHQLMANHALEIVDWKDWLVEAMEQDPSTQVRSLAQNALSLLAHLLNT
- the LOC116932703 gene encoding telomere length regulation protein TEL2 homolog isoform X1, which gives rise to MLGLWKVREIADKVTNVVMNYTEIEAKVREATNDEAWGPTGQLMQEVAQATFTYEQFPEVMGMLWKRMLGERKNWRRTYKSLLLLNYLIKNGSERVVTSAREHLYDLRGLENYTCVDEQGKDQGVNIRHKVKEMVDFIQDDDKLREERKKAKKNKDKYVGMSNDTLGMGMGYRGGGGGGGGASGGSWEEAPRRRNDDFSDWDSNRGNGSSRRKNDDDNSSDISADEATDRRDISSGIESKPSGRFGGEFRDSDEPIKRQDKEFKFDIDKSKSTSAKSTKKIDLGAAAFYKVEPTPATAPNPVTQSTNDNGSSDLLADVFGNPGNATTTTSSAAASILDDFDPRGVDSGANGDFGDFSSAFSSQAAPQASASDSFANFGAVFDSTITAAPQAATPSQDAFLLDDLLAPAPAEPSSSPFHAFSTNVMPQVPASLDDEQIDSKKEQHFITSIPPKADEDIWKIQVGHLVKMLASRKLRTDCRKSVIQLARFLPGPPTPQKLSRLDTLSEECRQFTSNHYRPILEAMLTVDPEDEMVFGWMETGPAEETLHVLIESIKDLMPSKRRDSLVLLVTHLVTSDAFLFSCIAPSFDLTDRWQWEEDWVKPVASLPDVLGNVLQRYLPLQLAPAAYHRSLAVQLARCLFILTEAMKHSISVKVEPLAVLVTSLCAKAAPNYLLEPLIKLINSLTRNNFIARRLWSALMRSLDDRCLEQVVTYLSKWSESPATFKRLLGVSQFPLEDRWQRLLCSKLLLLRGLTCPRVGRNILTFLADDSETLLKVTITLLSLWSEKNALLLTSPEQHEFITKCLVIAFNFLPPEQLTTQRVELHRMLREGVNHHLESPQVAVRILGMFVAEVCTRRIHPEGPTLEFNYDKSEPSVMELQNLLSPQEEKECEIEDFETVLGKTQEVGNAHNYRSPKQPPAPIVKPTSDSKEIEEPASEEALDSDDDLEPYDMSEDTVESKFEAPCYIRDLMDMLGNSQSETEEYEKLILALEVSEEIIRQQLPREHPSLAGQLLAVLIHLQDKFSIPDFVGLRRRAMIAVCVSQPIDSAQFLTGEFYQTNYSVVQRLDMLHVISATVQELSWRPDSNSSCIGNEISEKKVVPDSQDWRLIVSRRIESNTRRFSSNDRRMPLKYQNSFSSLAGHFFFPLAEKLDRCLVHLSLMDQDFVLLSSLIRTLTTILHCTGPVPLTERMARTLVDMIWFLRLHREPSVREASLTAFIQCLLSVSNHQLMANHALEIVDWKDWLVEAMEQDPSTQVRSLAQNALSLLAHLLNT